The sequence AGATCAgaatatatgaaaaacaacttttctCCCATTGGAAAAAGTGTTTCcaaaagaaacttttgcaaaatttttgtattttacttGTAAAAGCTTCTGTGGTTGTACAAATAGATTATGTTAAACGCGCGTGTCCTTAGTtttcaacctcgtctccagagcTCTTCTACACCTATGATATTACGGCCATCCTGACAGAATATCATAGGCGTAAAAGAACCCTGAGGACAAGGTTGATTAGTGCTCAACAGCAGCTTCAGCTTGGCCTTAATTTccgtcaaaaaaatatttaagagaACTGATTAAGGGTGTGAAAATGAGGATCGAAATACGTCGTACTTTCCAAAACCATCATCAATGAATTCAACATAATCACGTTCATTTGTGCGTGGTTTAAATTTGATACAAGTTTTCTTTTCCCATGCCTCCATAGCATTCTTAATCGCTCTTTCAGTTGGTCCTTTGATCCCCTTTATACCACCTTAAAaggaaataaataattaaaccaTGTTGGGAAAtgtttatacaaaatttaacaAGCGGCTGAACGAATTTTGCCATGCCGgattgtttaaaaatgaaactagTCCCCAGGgatcttttttctctttctgataaTCTCGAACAGCGGAAGAGATAGTTTGATTGTTTTGCTccgctattttttttttttggcggGGAAGCAAACTTTCCCGCAATACAACTCGAGAAAAATATTACGGCGGCCGGCTGATAATACTAATTTTTATACCCAATTAGGTTGCAAAGATGACCAGCCGGTGTTAAAGCTATTTCTTCTTGCCGTCCGATGTTGTTAGAAAGAGAAAAGAAGCCTTGGGGATGAGATTGGCTATGAacattttcctaatttttctgGAGTGTTTGGTCATAAACGTTTCCTCACTACGTCACCTCTTTGTTAGATGTGCATTAAGCTTAATatttaatatcaaataaattacCCCttcgttttataaaaaaatttcaggtACTAAAATTACAAGGAAATTAAGAAACCCAAACCCTTTGCTTGCTTTCTTAGAAAAGAGAGACAAGCAGTTTTTTCGACGTTGTATTAAAAAGcacaaacaataacaataaaatgattcgCCTTAAAGACAGTTGTCTCTAGTGTGCAAACTTATCCCCAGCGCCTTTTGtctctttaaaaaaaaggaggcaaaaggcgctggggacgagtttggcaAGTGTGATGAACAACTTAACACTACTTACTTATACTGGAATGAAAAACATATGGTACGACACCGTTTTTCCATCTATACCAAGTTGACTTTTGTATAGCATAACCAGCATTAATTTTATCTACATCACCACCCTTCAGTGCTGTATCAATTTGGAGTTTACTCATCACCATATCTCCTTGAAACAAGAATCCACTGTCGATAGCTAGAACgacaaagaaataatataaaaactaaagaaaataagataaataaaaatgaaagtgTAATATAAAAGTTCAATTTTACACAATCTCGTCATTTGACTGATATCAACGCCAAAAGCTGTTACTGGACGGCTGATATTTCTTTACCGTGTCGGCgtcgatttttaaaaacagcaatATTTCCTTGGTTGGTACAAAATCGGAGTTCTATACTAACTTATCGTCGTTTGCGCTACGTAATGTTTGATTGGTAATGCAAGAAAGTGCTGCCccaaataaagaataaatactTATGTTGGCGAACCCCGTTACAAGATATAAGTTGAAAAGAGTGTAATTGCTGTATGATTATATTTTCATGTACgacataaaattaaataaatattaacattAGGGCAAAATTTAGCTAGTTACCTGCAAGTTCCACGGCAACGCTATCATGAGAATCAAAATGGCGGCTCGAACGAAAGAgttgttttgttaatatagTACTTTATCATATCCCTTCTTTTCGAATTCAACCCTGCCCTGACTTGCAGGCCGCCATTTTTAAGGTTTGTATTTAGTTGAGTCGCTAATATAACAATCATACTTTCAAGTTTAAAAGTAAGATAACCCCTCGAACAAAAGAGTAGTTATGTGAAAAAGTACTGaattaagattttatttttaaatttaaccctGTCCTGAATTGCAGGCCGCTGCAGTTTATATTTTCAAGGTGTGTATCGGTTTAAATTGCTAATATGACAGCCATACCTTCAAGTTTAACAGCATCATCAACAGGCTTTCCAAACACCACACAGACCCCACAAATAACAGTAGCCACTAACAACTTCATCCTCCCTGGGTAACGTGACGAAGAAATatgtgcaaatatttcaaacgcacattcttttttaaagagTGTTGTTGGTGTAAGGTGTGCAAACATGTTTAACTTCACAGGGGGTAACAAGCGACTTAATGAAGTTAGAAAGGGTGTCTTATGTTTTCACTTTGTATTATAACACAAAtctacaaaataatattttaatcttGAAAGTTAAGTTATTGATAGGTTCCTAGTGTTGTGCCCAATTTGATTTTTAAGATTCATATTAAAACGTATATAGAGATAAAATTTGTCCTTGTAAGTTCTTTAAACTTGTGAGTTCTTTAATCCCGTAAATACCTTGGCCAATACCAGTTCCATAGTTGCACCGCCATAACCGCCGGCAAATAGTTTAGCAAGAAAAATGCTCCCCATGTCTGCCTTAGGAAAAGGATGAATTTAGCTGTCCAACCGTACCAAAGATGAACCATCTAAGACCTGTTCTTGAACACCAGTTGCGGTTTAAGTTTCAAGTAGCtcgctgaaaaaaaggatatTTTCAAACACAGAccgtttttttcgttttttaaaggTTAAAAAGCATTCTAAGACAAATCCAGGGGGTCGTCCGTCCTTTAAATGTCGCATTTTATGTGGCATCTTATTATATAGGAGGAGTTCCAGATTTCATCTAAAGCTATCCACCCCTTGTGCTTGTTTAGTGTTTTGAAAGCTGAATCAATAAGAGTGCTTCTCTTGCGCCAACAGAAGGGTGCCTTTTGAATCCGTAAAACTTGTAAGTTCTTTCATCTTGTGAGTTCTTTAATCCCGCAAATACCTTGGCCAATACCAGTCCCATAGTTGCACCGCCATAACCGCCGGCAAACTTCcaattttgttgtttaaataAAAGGGGCTACTAAAATAACCTTCTAATGAGATTTTTACGATTTTTTGCTAAGAATAGTTCAGGCCTTATTGAGGTCTTCTCAAAAAGTCTTAGTGCGTTTTGTAGGAGGGTAAAGAGCATCGTTGCGCATGCGTTTTATCACAACATCGAAAAAACTTTGCAAACCTGGGGTTGAGGTTTATGGACTAAAAATGAAGTGTTAGAAACTGAGGACACGTGTGTTCAACATAATCTattctcaaaaataataatatttacagttcttctttcgtACTTGTTTTCAACATGCTTTTTATCGTATAGCGTGTACTCCATTGTAGTGTGTATTCGCTATAACATGAAGTATTGAACATGTGTGCGCTTTTCATTTTTCGTCTTCAGAGCTCTTGAGCATTCTTATCCCAAGGTCtcttggcccctgagccgtttttACAAAGCTGATCAGGATAGCAAAATGTCGTCGAAATAAGGTTTCACTTTAAAGTAATGTCGGTATTATCTCTAAAAGCTCTGGGGACGATGATATGCGTTTTCGCTAGAGACAGATTCTTTCACAAATCTACCTAGTTTCCAGGTCATTTGGCCTTTTTAATGGATTTGAAGGTGTGCCCGTAATAATGACTCTATGTAAGAGACAAGCGAGTAATACTACGCCAATAAAAAAACTGGCTGAATATCGCCCTTGTATTAAACAGTGCTCCTCGTCACGGAATGCAAGCAAGAATGTTTGTAAGTCAACAAAGCATGCTGGTTAAATATTACATTTTTTCATCATTATCTAtctcttttatatatattataatccAATGTTAAAATGATCttgcattcatttttaaacgATTCAtactttgtaaataaaaaatgaatcacGGCTCCTGGAAAAGaatctttactttttttctaGATTACGACAAAATAGGTAAAGAATGGCACCCtggcttcacaattaaaacaatatttagttatgaataattttaaattataaaaacgttttataaACCGTGATGGAGTGAAATAACTTTTGAGTGGAGATTATATATGAATATTATCTTTAGAAGGTATTTAAATTGATGTTATCGGCTATCAAACCGTCAAAAACAATCTCGTCCCTAGGTTTTATTGGTTTTTAGTATTGAAATAAAAACTGAACAAGGAGCCCTTATTCTCCTCGGAACCAGGTTGGTCCAAAAGAAGCTGACGCAGCTTCTCGCGATTATGGTAATTGCATAATGGCGGtaagagacaaaaaaaaaatttacacgaATTTGAGGGAGCGGCGAGAACGAGGCATTTATCTTTCCTCTTTTTTAACTCTTCCTATATCTCAACttaaatgcataaaaatataACTCAGGGTATGTTATGGTATACAAAAATAAGAACACTAGAACTAGAACTGTCTCCTCAGGACCGATATCTAGGTTGCGTACGTCACGTGGTGTCTAAAAACTTGCTTTACTGGGTCAGCCAAAAtcttgttttgatatttttgttataacctGTGCATATAATAAAGGTGGTAATTTTTTGTAGCAAGTTTATATTGTCTACGAAATAATGCAGAAAATGTTTGACCTTTATATTAACCAACAAACTGTAATTTAAATCACTTCTGTAATTTTGTTCAGCCAATAAGCAAGAGGTACTTTCTCTTGTgcgtaaaacaaaaatattttcagcatACACAAAGACACACACATCACTGTAAAGTTAGCTCCGAAGGAATGCAGTGTGCAAATACCTTACAATGAAGCTCTTTATCGCTAGGTTTTGTCACCACTGAAAAAAAATCTTCACACGTGCACTTCCAGAAACAATCAGCTCGCTGCATTTAAATCCGAGACTTTCAGAAAATGATAATAATTTCTCCAAAAATCTACCGCACTTAAACGTGTGCCCCACATGTTATATCCTTTGTACCTTCTCAATAGAGCGTTTAAGAGCTGAATTTTATTTTGCGCAGAGTCCTTATATGGATCATCCACTGAAATGGTATTGAACCAATATTCTTCTTTATCAGCCATCACTAAACTaaacaatattttctatactttgAAAAAAAGGAAGATTACGGTAGAGTTTTGAAACCTTTATAAACATAGCAAATACTTTTAGAAAATACTTTTCTTCGTACGTAATATGTCAGGCGGCACAATGTTTTAAACACAAAGGAATATGTAAAGTAAAAACCCCATAAAAACCATTAACTTACAACCTTGCCTCCAGGTCATATTCAGGACATCCAAATATAAAAGCCTAGCAAGTTCTTGCGACAAGGTTGCACTAACTTACTCCTGATCACCAGGTGTGTACGTTTTTTGCTTTATGTAGAATTCCTAAGCAGTAGTGGGCTAAATATGACTTAAAGTGTGAGAAATCCAATGAGAACGGACACGGGATAGTCTAACCTCGTCCGATattcaaaaagagacaacttgtcctgggatcgaggttggggaTAGTCTAGTGTGCATTAACCTAGAGCTATAAAGAAAcgtttccagaaagattttttgctTTCTGAAAACTGGTGTAGCTTCTAGTGACAAATAAAGGGACACAAGGggaaaatttatgttaaaaaaacggACTTGATGATGTGACTTTAAAGCTCCGTATATAATTTCTCGCGTAAACTGGTCTTTTGCGGAAAGTAATACGGAAAAATTGCAACCTTGTCCCTAAGGCTCTTCTTACACGctcattttttctaattttgcgACTTTTGTGGGCATGGATTATTTCGTTCTGCAAAATGTAGCGACTTTACAACCTGCCGGCTGTGAGTATTGACCTTTTGGTCATGtttaaaaatgacgaaaaaactgcatttgttttattaatttgtCCACGATCTGTGTTTACTTCGCACACGCGTGAGTGAAATGTTTCATAAATCTCGAAATACAAAACTATCATCCTCGTCCCTAGGGTTAAAAGGCCCAAATGCTCTGTGTTAAGAACTCAGTTTTTAGTGAACGGTAAATTATCACTGGCAACGTTTGAATCTTCATTTTTTATCGCATTAAGTTTCTTAATACATTAAAAAGGAATTTATTCGACGAATAAAAAAGTCGGTAAAGACGGGTAAAAAAAGTAGGTAGAAAATTTGCGTTCAAGGCAAAATTTAGTTATTTTGTAACaactttttttaccagtaatgTTGCTATTACTGCGGCCCCTCTGCTTTTTTGCAACAGGGGCTTTTTGAGGGGTAATAGTGTATGTTAATTCGGGGCCGAGCAGTAGACCAGAATTTGAAATGTGATATAAGGAAATGAAAAAGAAAGTGACGATCAAGAAGAGCTTACTGTATCTTTCTTCTTGTAGCTGCCCAAACTGTCAAAAACAGTTAAAACCAAGAATTATGTCGTATATTTTTACCATCTTGTAATTTGTTGAACAGCTATGTCTATGGCAGGTtagcttatttttttatttaggtcaGGCTAGGTAGCTAAGCTctactaactagctagctagctagcttacatagctagctacatactaCAACAACATTTGAAGAACTAACAGAGTATATGAAAGAAATTATGTCCTCTGCAAAAGTCTGTCCCCCCTGTGATTTTACACAATGATTTATAACCTAAATAGATGAGTTGTAGTGTTCCACCCGAAGTCTGCCCAAAGTCGGGCATTTTTAAATCATATATAACACAAGTAGGGAAAAACTATGCAAAGTTAAACAGATTCTTTTATCAGTTGGAACTGCATTCTTGCgtcttaaaataactttattaaactACTTTAAGCTTTACTATTTTTATACATGAACTTAATTTAACGAAAATTCGCTCTTATGAACACATActtaactaaaatttaaaaaaataatctaaaactaCTTCAGAAAAAGCATGCCCAAAATAGAGCATACATGATATCCAAAGCATACAGAGATGCCCAAAGTACCCGACTTAAGGCAAGAAAAAAATCACCCAAAGTAGGGCATTTTAATATTGACGATTTTTGACTAACTTTGGGCAGGAATAGCAACTACCCAAAGTAGGGCATTTTAACATTGACGATTTTTGACAGACTTTTTGGGCAGAAATAAAAACCACCCAAAGCAGGgcatacatggaatcacagtcccaaTATTTACTTGCGCtcgcatctaagtgattacgtgATGGCCAATGCGcgtgcagaaatggaggtaaaaatgtaaacaaaccaagcaAACACAGAGGAAAacgttcaaaacaaacaaaatccacAATAAAAACGTAGCGGAAATTCAGATTTCAACATTTATTCACTATAATATTATGCTATActtgcaaaattttattttaacattcacACAGATAAAACATGCATTCAAAGCTTGACTTCTTTTGCGTACCGCTCCGAGCACAGCATCTATGCGCAATCTTTGTTGTCACTTTGATGCTTGTTTAGCAAAGTAATTTTCAGAAAGGGATTACGCAAAGTAGACATCTAATCTATGCTTTGAGAAAGTGATCGTTTAACTATAATTTGAACCATAACATGTGCATTTATGAATGGTGCTTTGCACGAGCAAAAATGATGACataaacctctatagttacccctttctaatgcatcactcttgcccttgaaacaattcactattacactggactgccactcacttggaatagcaccatcctttacaatctggttagcaagacttgtaataaggtCAAccccaatatatccagatgcttttaccatctctgcaaaacaccttcatcattacgtatacacttctcacctacaacatcttggttagtcttcttcatttgctttgctatcttgaatacctcattgcactggtcttcccttcctaacacatctgcaaatctgtttctctcttcTTCTGaatttgccttatacactgctgtacgagcacaacacttagcttctaagtaaatatttttacttccacctgacttccactctttccaaagtttcctcttttcctttatacactggtcaacctcattattccaccaccaggtctgtctatgtctagatggtcctttcgtccacccacaggtaacATCacaagcttctagaagacaattcttcaaagtagtccaagtactttcaacattgtcattatcacattgaccattgtgggctaactgctgaacttttgaactaaattgtcttgctacaatctcttccttcagcttccagacttttcgacggggcctgtactttcccttgccttcactcttcaagataatatcacaaaccaacaacctatgctgggaaacacacttttcccccgatataactttcacgtccttcaccactttcttgtctgactttctaaccaggaagtaatctatctgtttCTTataaccacctgactcatatgttatcagcctactctgcttcttactgaatgatgtgttgcaaaccaccatgagTAGTTAAAATGAGTGATTACAATGATATTTGGTTTCAggttttaattgattttaaatcGTTGTAAGAAGATGTTGtttctaagatttcttaaagttttcaagagaatttgctttttttattgtacTTGGAATGCCACGATTCCAATTGATTACTCCTTTATATGTTATAAAACTTTTGGCTACCTCTGTGTTTCTATGAAGATTGATAAATGTTTCCTTATCTCTTTCGTTAATTAGGACACCAtgttcgaaaaaatttttttttgcgacaTCAGCTATGCAATTGTTAGAGATTCTCCAGATCAATTTCCCTGATACTAATTTTACATTAGTAGTAATGGGTAATATATTCATTTCCTTGTATAATGGAGCTGTTATAGTAGTTTTATTGCAGAAGTTCATTATTCTGACAACCTTATCTTGTGTTTTGCTTAAATCCTGAAGGTTACCTTGTGCAGTAGTGCTCCATACTAGGATACCATAACCTAAAAATGAATGGAAATGAGCATAGTATAAGCTTGTAAGTGACTGGTGTGGAACAAAGTGTCTGAGTTTTGCAAGCAGAGAGTTGTCTCTATTCAACTTCTGATTTATTATCCATGTCTGTTGggtgaatataatttttttgtctattAAGATACCTAGATATTTAACGCAGTCAGTTTCTTTTATTTGCATATCCTTTATTTTCAGGTTAAAGTCCAGGCTATTTTTTGCATTTCTTGGTCTAAATATTATGACATTAGATTCTCCTACATTTAGGCTAAGCTTATTAGCTGTAAGCCATTCAGATAGCTTGTTCAATTATATATTCAAAATTTGTTCCAATTCTATTCTATTcttatttgagtaaaaaataCTAGTGTCATCTGCAAACAAGAACATAGTGACGATTTCAGAGATTTTCACAATGTCATTTCTATAAATTAAGAAGAGCAGTGGCCCTAGCACACTGCCTTGTGGTACTACAATTTCTATTGTAATTAATTCAGAAGtgttattttggattgaaacGCATTGTTGTCTGTTATATAGATATGAATATATCCAATTATTACAATGATCGAagaaatcaagttaaaaaagcaacttactttttaaaatattcaaaaccTACTCTTAAAAAGAGAAACTGAAAGTTAGAAAAAAACCAATTCCAGCTCCTTTTAGATTGTTTATTCCTTAAATCTACAAATTAAAGGAAATAGTCAATTTTCTTTATGAGGTCCTTCTTTTATTTCCTGTATAgggaactttgtaaacattcgcaacTCATCTATACGCAGCGCATTACTATTTTTCTGTGTAAATGAAATCCCACGAGTTTGCTAATAAGCCACATACGGCGTAAAAGTGGTGGCGTTTtcgtaacatttttttgtaatttcaagGTTGTTTTGACAATGCTAGCATGACTAGATCAcatggatttttttctttttttgtgaagtACTCACCTTGGAttaaacattttcaaatattGTGTAGTTTGAAAATGTTGCCTATTCTGGTAAAAGGACTGGAACTAGTTACCTAAACTGTTTTTCCGGTTTCAAAGCTTAGTTTAATGGTTTTTTTGTACAAAAGAAAGCACTTTAACCAATGCTATTCAGATTCCCACATTGCTGTATAAGGTGTAACCAAATTTGGGCCTCAAAAGTAGGGAAAATTGGTGAATTTTTAGGAAAATAGGTCCGAGAGGTGGTTTCGAGCTATAATTTTTAgctaaatgtgaaaaaaattctgcaaaacTGATACACTATCCATAGAATTTATGGACTACAACAGAATCCGTATAAAATCAAAGTGGATGTAAACTAAATTTATGATTTATATAATTTCAAACATAAAGCCCaggaatttgttaaaaatggccAAAAAGGCCTCAAAAGAACAAATATTCACACGACCATAAAATCTTAACCAATAACCGAAAtcgaacaaaattttcaaaaaattcctaaaaaacCATAGTATCTTTAACATAAGCAGAGATAATGCAAAGATAATTTTGGAAACCTCACTTCCTTTCCTTATTTAGTATTGCCTGATCCTTacagaaaatggctcttaagCATTCGcacgaaaaaacctgcataggcccgaacaatgcccgaaaaagaaaagaaaaacaatcaaAGATTCACCACCAAtgattaaaaaaactataaacttactatggtagcgaagttcttaaaaaactgtatggtttttgataagatttacttgataaataacttttatataaacgttgtaaactcctttctcttcacgCGCCTACTTCCAACTGTGCCCGCATGGtatgttacaagaaattgcatttcaggaatgctccaggcgagttcgggcgaATTTCAgcaaagtgcgggcggtttcagaGGACAACTGccaattttattcaaaaagtggcctgaactcgcccttatatatgcaaGCTTTGTGttttattgacaccctcttgaAATCCCCCCTCCACTCCTCCTATTTACCTATTTACCTCCTGGTCAAATTATTATCactttttcgtttttatctGTTATGTGTTTGACAAAATTTTCATCTTGTAAATAACAGTTGCCAAAAATACACGGGATTTTTTGTAGAAACATGATTTTACTGCGTTAATTTAAGCTTCCTGCGCCCCTTTACCTCATCCCCAAGGCTCTTAAGCTTGGACTTATGCGGGATACTCAACAAGTTAGCAAAgactatgttttatttttaagttacCTTCAACcgtttttttaacttatatAATTTTCCACCCTAAATACAGAGTCTGGTATCTGTTCACACATTCTGTGAAACCATCCTCCACAGTTACTACATTCAGCCATTTGCTTGTCTAAAATATAGCTCTCTGTTGCTCTCCATGGCATTCAGCAACTGCAGTAGAGGTTGATGGATATTTCCTTGGGCGCACATCTTCGAGTTATTATGTGGCCATCACATAATAAGAAGAAAACTTTGTGATTTGATATGCAGCTAAACATTGCAGCATATggtttctcatttttgatgtttCAAAAGTGATATCTGTAGAAAGTTTTTTGGTTGCGACAGTGTGATATGCAAACGCTACTGCGAAAACCACACAGTCAACCCTGTTCTTTTGTTGCTGAACGGGAATTACTTTAACTTTGAGTTGATCCTCACAACAATTATAATTGCGCATATTTGGGTTTTTGTGTGATCAGCAACCTTTCCACGACACATGCTGTCCATCATATGAACCTCACCTGGTTTGCATCCATATGTTGAAATAGCAATCCAGTGAAGGTTTCCAAAAGGTGCAACATCATTTTCAAGATTCTTTTCAGTATTGGCgttatcatcttcatcatcactCACTACAATTACTGGTACATGAAACGAAGGTTCGTCATAGCTGTTGTTGTCATGTATCACCTGCTCAACTTCAATCTTTTCGTTTTTCTCAACATTTTCAACCACAATTTTGAGTTGAGATGCTTTTATTGATTCTTCTTTTTTCATACCAACTCGCTTCAACAAtaggtttttgttttttattttcggaAGTGACATATATTTATATGAAGTTTTCTTATCTGGTTTCACATCTAACTTTTGCTGTATTTTTGGCAGCAAGGGAACACCACTTTCTTTTGGAACATTGTCCTTCATTTTCCTTACAATTTCTGTAAGTTCTGCATGAATTAATGCAATAAGCGTGCcgttgttttttgttaaaaaaccaAGACTACGGGTCTCGTTTAATAAATCCCTTATGGTCTCTCTGTATTTAATATTTCTTCTCTTTAAGACCATTCTGCTTGGCAATTCCAATAATTTTATGGACTCGACAACATCAGCGGTGAAGAAATTTTAACGTTTAACCAAATCATTTTCATTCTTTGTTGATTCTTTCTTGTTAGAAATTCCAAATCAAGATTTAAGAACGGAGAATTTCTGTACAAGCTGAACATAAGATTCCCA is a genomic window of Hydractinia symbiolongicarpus strain clone_291-10 chromosome 14, HSymV2.1, whole genome shotgun sequence containing:
- the LOC130625089 gene encoding astacin-like, with amino-acid sequence MKLLVATVICGVCVVFGKPVDDAVKLEAIDSGFLFQGDMVMSKLQIDTALKGGDVDKINAGYAIQKSTWYRWKNGVVPYVFHSSISGIKGIKGPTERAIKNAMEAWEKKTCIKFKPRTNERDYVEFIDDGFGKCYSHVGKTGGKQKLSLGFGCFTKGIAIHEIGHALGLHHEQSRPDRDNYVEIVWDNIKEDIARIVITGI